The Candidatus Dependentiae bacterium genome includes the window ATCAGCTGAAGCTCCTTGTATGCTAAGTAATCGTTTTTATGGCGCAGTTGGTTATAGCATAGATATTTGTGAAGTACGCACATTAATTGGTCTTGGTGGCAGTTATGAATTTAGCGCTGACAACACAGGACTTGACCGATGGGGCGCATGGGCAAAAGTTGCCTTGATTTTCTAACGAACCTCATATTTTTCGTATATCAAAAAAGAGTCGGGACTGTTCCCGGCTCTTTTTCATTGAGAATTACCAAACCTTTTTGCTAAAATAAGTCTAGAACTTAAAAAAATGGATCATATTGGAGGTTGTTATGAAAAAAATAATACTATTTCTTATACTATTTTATGCTCACATAGAGGCGATCTCTCCCGGCAGAGCAAATCAACTAAGAACAGAATTTAACCAAATTGGGATTTATAATCCCAGCAATCCTGGTAACTACAATGAGCAACGTGCAGATGAAATATTAAATGAACTCAACACCGGTGGATTTCGTGGTATGGGTAAAAGATTAAGAATCCAACAACTAGAATCATTACGTCTACGCCCTACAGCACCACAACCAAGCAGATCTGCTCCACCAACAAGAGCGGTTCCCGTACATCCTCGTGTAATTACTCTGCAACAACAAAACGAACAGTTGCGAAATCAAATTCAGCAATTACAACAACAAAATAATCAACTAAGACAACAGCATGCATCTGTAAGCGAAGCACAGTCTGCATCAAATGAGGTTATTCGTTTAGCATTGCAAGTAATTGATGCAACCAACAAATTAAATAGTGATATCGGACAAGTACAAGTTTATTTAGGGCTTAATGATACAGAAAGCGCGAGCGCAACAATCGATAGTGTAGGAACACAGTTTGATCAACTACAAGCAATCAAAGAACAACTGGAACAACTCATTCAAAGATAACATTATTTTTGCCACATACAGATTTTTTGCGTAATACATATTGGAATGGTATGTTATACAAAAAATTGTATTGTAAGGAAGTTATATGCGGCAAAAAGCTATTCTTATCACTGGGGGTGCAGGTTATATAGGGTCACACACGGCATGGTTAATGGCACAACAAGGATTTCATGTCATTATTATAGACACATTGATATACAAACAATCTGCTTCCTTTGGATGGGCTACATGTATTCATGATGATTTTGCAAATGAAGCTACATTACGTCATATTTTTTCTCAGTACAACGTACAAGCTGTTATGCATTTTGCGGCATATATTGAAGTTAATGCATCAATCAAAGACCCCCGTCATTACTATGAAAACAATGTTATTAAGACCTGCAAATTATTACAAATTATGCTCGAACACAATATAAAACAGTTTATTTTCTCCTCAAGTTGCGCATTATATGGCAATCCCCAATATACGCCCATAGATGAACAACATACAAAAAATCCTATAACACCCTATGGTGCAAGCAAATATATGGTGGAACAAATATTACAAGATTATAATCAAGCATATAATATGCAATATGTAAGTTTGCGCTACTTTAATGCAGCAGGCGGTGATCCTGATCACAATTTGGGTGAACAACATGAACCTGAAACACATATAATCCCACTACTTTTGCAAGCACTCAAACAGCGCACACCATTCAAAATATTCGGTACCGATTATGAAACACCTGACGGAACATGCATTCGCGATTTTTTACATGTTAAAGATATTGCACATGCTCACTCTTTAGCTCTTGAACATCTTATGCATAACAATCCATCTGATTATTTTAACTTAGGAACCGGACGAGGAGTTTCTATTAAAGAACTGCTTGATATAGCACAAAAAACATTCAAAACCTCTCTACATATCGTATACGACAAACGAAGAGCAGGCGATCCGGCAATTTTAGTTGCAAATGCACTCAAAGCAAAACGTATTTTAAACTGGTATCCTCATTACTCAGATATTAAGTACATCCTGCATTCAGCAAATGAATACATGACACACCAAAACCATCGTAAACAGATATTGCAAACACATGTTTAAAGGCGACTAAGTATAGCATCAATTGTTTGAAGTATATCAGCCTTAATGCGCTCGAGTGTTTGATTACTTGTGTATAAACTTTGCTCACGACCATTTTGTTCCATTTTTGGAATTACATTAGAGATGATTCGCAACTGATCATTGTAAGCACGTAACATACGAGCCAAACCTTTTAAATCCAGCTCTAAAATGCCAATTATTGCGGTTGGAATCTCACGATTTTGCGCTAACATTTGTCTGACTTGTTGCAATAAAGCAATCAATGGATTAACCGGCTTTGCCAGTGGCTCAATTTTTTGCTCCACTGGTTGCGTAACTTTTGGAGACAAAGGAACTTCTTGCATTGGTGCTATAGGCTTTGGCGGCACAATAGGTTTTCCTCCTTGAGCAGCTTCTTTTGACAACGCAACCGGCTCTTTTTGTATCGGCGGTTGTGCAACATCCGAAGCTATCGTAGTTGTTGCAATACCACGTTGTTGCGCTGTCTGTCTTGCTGCAGCCGGCAATGTCCAACGATCTCGTTGCACTCTTTGTGGTACTATAGGCATAACTTTTTGTGGGCGAGCAATACCAGTAGATGGTATCACCTCTGCTATAGAAGTTGGTGGTTGCCAAACGCTACGCTCAACTCTTTGTGGTGCTATAGGCGCAACCCTTTGTGGGCGAGCAATGCCAACAGGTAAAATACCGGCTGTTCGCATTGGCGTCGGAATTTGCTCTGAAATTTCAGGTAATGTAATCATTGGCCGTTGCACAACTGTTTCAATTCCGGCAGGTTCTGCAATGGGTTGCGACTTTAATGTGACCCCTACCGTTTGCCTATCATTCAATGCATTAGATAACTGTTGCAATGGATTTCCATCTGACGATTCAAGAAATTGCAAGATAGATTTTTTTGGGCTATAAAATGCCATCTGAATCGGCTCATCTTGCAATAATGGTTTAATAAACTCACGAATCTCAGGCGCAACTTGTGCCGGATCGATAATCAATGTATCAATCAAACCTTGTCGGTTTTTAGTCTGAATAGAAACTTGTGCCGGTTGTTGTAGCTGCGCCGGAACAGATTGAACCAACATAAAAGGTTCTTGTTTCCCTTGCATAATCTCATCAACAAACAGTTGATCAGTCGGAGTCCCAACTGAAAAAACATCTACCATTCTCGGCGTTTGTTGTACTAATTGCGACTGTGGCAACTCAATTGCTGCAGTCACTCTACGCGCAGGCATCGCAACTATTTTTTTTGGCATTACTTGAGGAAGTTGAGGTGGCAACGGTCTTGGTTGCACAACTTGACCCGCTCTTGCAGGCAATAAAAGTCTTGGTTGCTGCTGACGCACAAATTGTTGCGTCACCGAGCGAGGTATAGCCCCCGTTTGTGCTTGTTCAATTAAGTTACGAGCAATATTTTGATATAATCGTGCTCTTTCTGCCGGGCGTGCAGATTTTGGCACTTGCGCACGCTCTAATGCTCTGAATGTTTGTTGCTGAATTTGTTCACGGGGACCACGCGGAATAAAACGCGGCAAACCGGTTTGTGCCGGGCGCGGTGCAACAACATATGGTGAACGGGGCACCATTTGCGATGGAACTTGCTTTGATGGTAACTCAGCCGCTTTTTTAACCTCAGACTTTACTGCATCAGTAATTTGACGCCGACCTTGTGCAATTTCACCCAAAATCTTTGCCTGATCAGGCCCTTTTATTTTTTTCCATACTTCAACAAACATGCTTTTTGTTATAGGATCATCTGTTTTATATCGATTGTATAAACCCTGAAATGCCTGTTGAAAATTTGCATATACTTTTTGTAAGGCATTATTCAATTGCGATTTTGGCGCATTTTCATACAATATTTCTTCTAACTTCATTTCATCTTTTGCTAATTCAAGCAACTTTTGCAATTCTTGTCTTATTTGCTCAGGCAACTGGCGAAGATACTGCGCTCTCTGCGCTGCCTGAATCTCTGCCTGTTGCTTAACAAATGGAGTCAATTCTTGTTTTAATCGACTAACTTCAGCCTCAAGGCGTCTAACCTGTTCATAAGCACTTTCAGCAAATGCATTTTTTAAACCCTGCCAAATCCGCTGAGTTGCTGTTCCTTCTGTCCGAAGTCGCATAGCTTCTCTCGCTTGCGCTAATTCAGCCTCTTTTTGCGCAAGTTCATTTTGCAATCTTTGTTGAGAGGTCAATTTGGGCATCTCTCTTTTTGGAGCAGCAACTCTTGATACACGCACAGGAGGTACAGACGGTGTAACCGTTGATTGTGTAGGTAAAATTGATATTCGTTGTGTTGGGACTGAAGTTGGTAATCTACCAGGTATTGATTGACCTGAAAGAGGTGGTTGCACTGATGGAACTCTTAATGTTTGTGGGTACCTTATGCGCGCCGGTTGAGCCCCCGGTAATGGCAATGTTGGACGAGTAACTGAGCGGACAGCACGCGCTGCAGGACCTGCCAAACGAGAAGCTCGAGTAAAGGCTGCAAAGCTAACGCTATTGCTCAAAAACAATAAGCAATACACAAATAAATTGATTCTTATACCTAAATTTTTCATTTCCCTAGTATCCCTAATAAATGGCCAGCTGTTTTACTTCTAACGTATTCAATACCATTATACGCACAATTTATTTCAACCTGTCAATAGATGTGGATCTGATTCAAAGCCAATAAAATGAATATTTGCGGACAGGAAAAAGGTTTTTATAATAAAAAAACAAATTAATAAACAAGATACTTTATAATAAAAAATCATAATATCTAAATTTTTTATTGCAAACTGAGTTTTAAATCAAGTATTATAAAATTAAGATAAAAGTTCAATTTTTAAAAATTAGGGAAAACTATGAAGAAAAGAATATCACTTAGTCTCGCTTGCTTACTTGCAATAAGTAACATTATGCATGCATGTTTGAATACCATAAGCAATAACACTGAAAATACTTATAAAATAGTCGAAATTAAAAACGAAAATAAAGATGTAAAAAGTATGATATTCTGCCCGGAAGAATATCTTGAAGATGAAACAAAAGCACATACGATTACACCTGGCGAAGAAGTTTCATTTGGCGGTCACTATGTCCCAACTTTCGTTATCTATAAACAATTCCTACCTGACACAAGATGGCATGCATTATTAGTTGTCAAACAAACCCGTTGCGGCCCACGCGGACCGGAAAATAAATATCTACTCATGACAGATCTGCTTAATCGTGATTTACCAGGTGATTATAAACCGGTATATAAATTTACCCTAAAAAAAGAACCTCATGAAATCGAAGCCGAAAGTACTAACACTAAGGCCCTAACTACTATTACAAATCAATACCAGGTCATTTTGAACCTTATTGATGATTTAACACAAAAAATACAAGAAACAATGAGCCGACAATTAAGAAAAGAATCTGAATATAAGCGAAAATTGCACCCTGAAGCTGTTCAGACTGAAAATGATGATGATGCTTCATTAAAAGGTGAAGTCGAAGATGGCGTATCATGTGAGTCATGTAAGGTGCCTGCGGTGGAGTAAATTATATTTTACTCATCCTCGGCGGATCGCCCTAAATTTACATCTTTAGCTTTTGGCGCGTCTATTTAGTTTTTTTATTTTCAAGATCACATTCGTCCTTAAGGCCCTTCGATACACTCAACTACGTTGAGCACTCAGGATGAAGTCCTCGAAGGTTTTTGCCGTGCCCGGCGTAGTTTTAACGAAGACGGGCCAACCCCTTAAGAATCCGGGCACTTAGGCTTCGCCTTAAGAATCCATTCGTCGCGGCTAAAGCCGTCATTTTCGCGCAGCTCAAATTGACTTTCAGCCCACACTCGATTTTATTCATCCTCGCTCTTTGAGCTTTGATGAACAAAATCGATCTTTGGCTTCACGTAACCGCTAAAGGATTCATAAAATGTAAATTTGTTGTACCTTTAGCGTATATGCAGGCACAAGCTCTTAGAGAGAGCGGTGGCCTGTAGGCCACATTTGCCCTTACATACCGTTGCTGAATGATAATGCAAATCAAGAAACTCACTTCGTTATCGCATAATTTACAATCAAAAGAAGCAAATGGCAGCCGATTTTATACGCGATGAGGGATTCCAAAGGCATAGCCTTGGTGCCTGGAGTCCAGAGGTATCGGCAAGGATACCTTTGGGCCAAAGTTTACTATGCAAAAAGAAAGTAATAAAAAAATAAAGTAAATCTAAAAAAAGAGAAAAAATAAAATCATGAAACAACAAATAGGGGTCAAAGGGGCATAAGCCCCTTATTTACCGCAACATTTTTTATATTTTCTCCCCGAACCACATGAGCACGGTTCATTGCGTCCAACCTTTTCAACAATACGTTGAGTTGGTTGTGCAGAATCATCACCGCCGACCATATTAAGTTGTTCAAGTTCACGCTCACGTTTACGTTCAAGTTCAACTTGATTGAAACGTTCAAGATTAAGATGAAAAATATGATGCACAATATCAAATCGAACATGTTCCATCATGTCTTTAAACATCGCAAATGCTTCACGTTTATATTCAATAAGCGGATTTTTTTGGCCCCAACCACGTAACCCTATTCCCTCTTTGAGGTGATCAAGATTATACATATGTTGTTTCCATGCTTTATCAATAGTTTCAAGCATTAACCATTTTTCTGCCTCTTGAATCATTTCACTGTTTTGTTGTGTTCGGAATAACGCATATTTTTCAAGCAAGAAATTGATAATATCTTTTTTGGCAATATCACTATTACTTTGATCAATACCAGCACCAAAGAAATCTTCCGTTTTCAGCCCCGTCAATCTGCTCAAGAATATAAACACTTGTTCAACTTGATCTTTTGACATGTTCCGTTTAGGAGCAAAGCGCTCAACCACATCTTGGACTGTTTTAGTGATCATGTCACGAACTAATTCATAAACATGTTCATCACCATCTAAAATATCACGTCGGTAATCATAAATAACCGTACGTTGTTGATTGAGGACATCATCATATTCAAGTAAATGCTTACGCACTTCAAAGTTTTGTTTTTCAACTTTTTCTTGTGCATTTTCAATAGTTCTGGAAACAAATTTAGATTCGATAACTTCATCTGCATCCATTCCAAAACGTTCCATATTTGTTTTGAGTGTATCACCGGCAAAACGACGAATTAAATCATCTTCCAATGAAATATAAAAACGAGATTCACCTACATCACCTTGACGTCCGGCACGTCCACGCAATTGATTATCAATACGACGACTTTCATGACGTTCAGTACCCAAAATATAAAGACCGCCAGCCTCTAATGACTCAGGGGTTAACTTGATATCAGTACCACGCCCTGCCATATTGGTTGCAATAGTAATACGTCCCGGTTCACCCGCATGTGCTACAATTTCAGCTTCACGCAAATGTTGCTTTGCATTCAATACTTCATGCGGAACATTGTGTTTTTTGAGAGCTTTACTTAATTCTTCGGATGTTTCAATTGCCACGGTACCGATCAATACCGGTTGACCTTTTTTATAGCGTTCTTGAATATCTTGCACAATCATGTTTGCTTTTGCATCTTTATTCAGGAAAATCAGATCATTTTCATCTTTACGCACTAACGGTTTATTGGTTGGAATAGCAAGAACATCAAGTTTATAAATCTTATAAAATTCTTCTGATTCGGTAACCGCAGTACCGGTCATACCAGCTAACTTATTGTATAATCTAAAATAATTTTGCAATGTAATAGATGCAAGAGTTTGTGTTTCTTTTTCAATCGTCACGCCCTCTTTTGCCTCAATTGCTTGATGCAAACCGTCGCTATAACGTCTGCCGGGTAAAATACGTCCGGTAAATTCATCAACAATTAATACTTCACCATCTTTTACTACATATTCAACATCACGTTTGAAAAGCACATTCGCTTTTAACGCTTGATTTATATGATGTAACAGACCCAAATTTTCAATCGCATAAAGATTTTCAATCTTAAAAAGTTTTTCAATTTTATCAACACCGGACTCACCCAATTGCACATTGCGTTCTTTTTCGTCAACCTCATAATCTTCATCTCGTTTTAGACGACGCACTGCAGTGTCTGCTGCTTGATAAAGTTGTCCAACCTCATCGGAAGAACCGGAAATAATCAAGGGAGTTCGCGCTTCATCAATTAAAATAGAATCAACTTCATCAACAATTGCATAATTTAGCTCACGCTGAACATAATCAGATAATCTAAATTTCATATTATCGCGTAAGTAGTCAAAACCTAATTCATTATTGGTTGCATATAAAATGTCTGATTCATATGCTTTTTTACGCTCAACATCTCCCATCTGATTTTGTAAAGATGCAACAGTTAAACCAAGAAACTCATAAACAGGCCTCATCCAATCTGCATCACGTGTTGCTAAATAATCGTTAACAGTAACCAAATGAGCACCTTTGCCACTCAATGCATTCAAATACAATGGCAATGTTGCAGTTAATGTTTTACCCTCACCGGTTTTCATTTCAGCGATTTTACCTTGATGCAAAACAATGCCACCCAAAAGTTGAACATCGTAATGACGTTGACCCAAAACACGTTTTGATGCTTCACGCACGACAGCAAATGCTTCCGGCAATAATTGATCTAATGTTTCACTGTTTTGAAAGCGCTTACGAAACTCATTGGTTTTTGCAGCCAACTGTTCATCGCTTAATGCGCTGACTTCAGGTTCTAAACTGTTAATTTGTTTCACGATAGGTTGCAATTTACGCAATTGACGCGCATTATTGGTCCCCATAATAGTAGCTAATATTTTTCCAATCATTGAAAAATCCCCAAAAAGATCTTTATAAAAAATTCAAATTATACACAAGAGTCTATGGAATATTTAAACTAAAAGTAAATAAAATCACTCAAAGACTCAAGCCAAACAAAGTATAGCATAACTGGTATCAATCCACCAACTTCAACCTTTTTTTACTTTAATACAACAACAGTCATTTGACGACATGCATTTTTACCATCACGACGATAAGAACAATAGCGCGTATCACAAATAGTGCAAAAATTATATTCCATCTTAAAAGCCTCTTTTGGCACTCCTACACCCTCTAATTGTAATCGATTAAACAATGACAAATCAAAACGTAAACCATCATCATCTGTGTATACAACTTGATCTGCAAAGCCAAATGGTTCAAGGTGAACTAAGAAATCTTCACCTATACGATAACAGCATTTTTTTGCTGAAGGACCAAAGAAAATACGCAAATGCTCAACTTTTGTGCCATAAAGTTCTTGCATTTTTTGTACCATCTTTGGCGCTATTTGCATGACAGAACTTTTCCAGCCTGCATGCACAATTGCGACTACATGATGGAAATTATCATAAAAAATAATGGGCAAACAATCGGCAGTCATAACACCGATACCATATTTTTTTTCTTGCGTAACTAAAAAATCACCGTCAACTTTGAACGGCTCAATTTTATCTTGTGCAACAACAATTCCTTTATTTGAGTGTATTTGATGCAAAAAATTTAAACGCTCTAGCTGCATCATTTTTTTTAATTTTTTGTATGGCTCTATAGAAAGGAGACGTATACCTGGTGGATAATGTAAATACTGATCAGGTTCAAGATCATCTTCAGCACTACCAAAATAAATAGCAAATAATGGGTTACTATGCAATAGCATATTATCGTCAATCTCCTTTAGATCAATATTAATGAGTAAAAAACCCCCTCAATTGTGAGGGGGTACATTTGAGTAGTATAGCGCTCATTTTTTAAGTTGCAAATGGATAATTTACCAGTGCAATTGCCTTTGCATGCGGTACTCATACATCTCTTGTTCTTTTAACCTATTTTGTCTTTCTCTTGCACGAGCTTCGCGCTCCTTTGCATATGCTTCACGCTCTTTTGCAGCAGCAATGCGTTGCTCGGTTTGCACACGTTCACGCTCTAAACGCAAACGTTCTTTCTCTCGTTGCGCGCGTTCATACTCAGCGAGTGAACGTATGTACTCTTTATCAGAAATAACCATCTCTTGTATGTAATACAAGCTACCCAATAAACTGCGTGCATAAGAAATACGCGTTGCATAATTATATGCCGAACGTTCAAGCGCTTGCTCAAGTGAATAAATAGCTTGCTTTAATTTCTTCACAAAACTGATTAATGCAAAAGCGCCTGAATGCTTACTCAAAATAGATGAACGCATCGCTTTTGCCAGCGCATATTGATCATTTGCATATCGCTGTAATAGCTCAAATTCTCTACGATAATCACGCGCCAAAGAATCTTCAACTTCAAACAGCTGAAAATAACTTCGATGTTCAGCTAACAATGCATAAAAAGATTCCAGTTCAAACAGGACCTCTTTACTCTTTCGGACCAAATGATCCATACGATTGTACACATACTTAACTTCATGCCATTGTTCACTATGAGAAAGATCAAGCATACGTTTTTCAATCGCACTGCGATTAGATTTTAAATCGGTAATAGTGAGCTTTATATCTTTAATTAAACTGTTAATTGTGCGAGATCTTCCTTTTGCTATCGCAAGCTCATAAAGCAATTCTTCATCAAAATAATACGCCATATTACCATGTTGTTTTTGCATACGATGAGCCAAACGAATGAGAGACTGATAACCGTCAATCTTGGATAAATCATTTCGACATCGCTCAATTAAAACTTCATTTGAAGGGGCTCCCCACAGACCGCACCATCGCCCAAATGCATAGATCCCTGTAACGGCACCGACAACAGTCAATGCACCCCAAAATGCATTTTGCATATCATCTTTATATACATGCTTCGATGCAAAATCACGATGCCTATGTGCATCACAAGTTGAACTTATAATTAATGCTACACATAATAGCGAGTAATATTTTTTGTCTTTCACAACAAGCCTTTTGAATAAAAAGTTTCATATAGAACTGTTAAGTATTACATAATTTACACGTCTAAACAAAAAGGGTATTATTATTAATAAATAAATAGTTTAACTAGTAAAGGTTTAACGTGATTAACACAAAAATGTTTTCTCTCTCTCTATTATTAATGACTTGTTTTATTGTCCAGTGTGCAGATCCGGATAAAGCTCTTGAAAAAGCTCCAACACAAAATGAAGTATTAACAAACCTTTTTCAAGAAATATTTGAACCCGATGAGGCATCTTTATTTCTATCAAATCAAAAAGAAATTGAAGTATGGTCGGAAGAAATCATAAAAGGCAACACACATGTAATTAAAAATTTACCGAAGTTTCTTTTATCTTGTAAAAAAGAGGAAGAAGTTGAACTGGTTGCAAAATTATATATAAGCATTTCTTTGAGATCATTTATAGAACATGGCTCAAGAGTTATGCAACATCAAAATCCCAAAGAAAACCCCGAAAAACTAAAGCTCCTGCTAACAACAGAGGCAGCGGCATTTATATATGGACTAACAGTCAAGTATGAAAACATGATATTTGACGAATCTGAATTCAAAAAAGATTGCGCTGCTTATAGCGTTTTTCAAAAAACACTCAGAGAGCACAAAATAGTATTAGACAAGCAAAAAGCAATAGAATGTGCAAAACTATATCTTGCTAAGCAATTCGATAGACAAAGAAAAGAATTATTAGAAAATTTAGAACGAAAGCAAGCACTTATAGCTGCGGGCAAAAAACAGTTAGATGAATTAGCTGCAGATAATCCAAAATTAAAAGAAATAATTGATGCAATACGTACAAAATCTGACCAATAATCCAATCAATTTCAAAAGGGGCCAATACGGCCCCTTTTTATTTCTACTCTTCTTTTTCTTTTTGTTGTTGACGCATAAATGCAGGAATATCCAAAGCATTAATATCAAGCAATGAAGTTTCCTGCCTTATCTCATTTTTTTGATCTTGAACCGGTGCTTGGTCAGAACTGGATTCCTTTGCTTGCCACTCCGTTGCTTTTTGTTCAGGAGACAAATCACATTTTACATGCGCTGTTGGTTTTGGTTCAACTGAGGCAAATATTTGTTCTTCTATTTTTTTTGCTTGTTCCACGTTTTTACGCTCATGAAAACCGGTTGCAATAACAGTAACTGAAACCTCTTCATCCATAGATTCA containing:
- a CDS encoding polyphenol oxidase family protein, which encodes MLLHSNPLFAIYFGSAEDDLEPDQYLHYPPGIRLLSIEPYKKLKKMMQLERLNFLHQIHSNKGIVVAQDKIEPFKVDGDFLVTQEKKYGIGVMTADCLPIIFYDNFHHVVAIVHAGWKSSVMQIAPKMVQKMQELYGTKVEHLRIFFGPSAKKCCYRIGEDFLVHLEPFGFADQVVYTDDDGLRFDLSLFNRLQLEGVGVPKEAFKMEYNFCTICDTRYCSYRRDGKNACRQMTVVVLK
- the galE gene encoding UDP-glucose 4-epimerase GalE; its protein translation is MRQKAILITGGAGYIGSHTAWLMAQQGFHVIIIDTLIYKQSASFGWATCIHDDFANEATLRHIFSQYNVQAVMHFAAYIEVNASIKDPRHYYENNVIKTCKLLQIMLEHNIKQFIFSSSCALYGNPQYTPIDEQHTKNPITPYGASKYMVEQILQDYNQAYNMQYVSLRYFNAAGGDPDHNLGEQHEPETHIIPLLLQALKQRTPFKIFGTDYETPDGTCIRDFLHVKDIAHAHSLALEHLMHNNPSDYFNLGTGRGVSIKELLDIAQKTFKTSLHIVYDKRRAGDPAILVANALKAKRILNWYPHYSDIKYILHSANEYMTHQNHRKQILQTHV
- the secA gene encoding preprotein translocase subunit SecA; amino-acid sequence: MIGKILATIMGTNNARQLRKLQPIVKQINSLEPEVSALSDEQLAAKTNEFRKRFQNSETLDQLLPEAFAVVREASKRVLGQRHYDVQLLGGIVLHQGKIAEMKTGEGKTLTATLPLYLNALSGKGAHLVTVNDYLATRDADWMRPVYEFLGLTVASLQNQMGDVERKKAYESDILYATNNELGFDYLRDNMKFRLSDYVQRELNYAIVDEVDSILIDEARTPLIISGSSDEVGQLYQAADTAVRRLKRDEDYEVDEKERNVQLGESGVDKIEKLFKIENLYAIENLGLLHHINQALKANVLFKRDVEYVVKDGEVLIVDEFTGRILPGRRYSDGLHQAIEAKEGVTIEKETQTLASITLQNYFRLYNKLAGMTGTAVTESEEFYKIYKLDVLAIPTNKPLVRKDENDLIFLNKDAKANMIVQDIQERYKKGQPVLIGTVAIETSEELSKALKKHNVPHEVLNAKQHLREAEIVAHAGEPGRITIATNMAGRGTDIKLTPESLEAGGLYILGTERHESRRIDNQLRGRAGRQGDVGESRFYISLEDDLIRRFAGDTLKTNMERFGMDADEVIESKFVSRTIENAQEKVEKQNFEVRKHLLEYDDVLNQQRTVIYDYRRDILDGDEHVYELVRDMITKTVQDVVERFAPKRNMSKDQVEQVFIFLSRLTGLKTEDFFGAGIDQSNSDIAKKDIINFLLEKYALFRTQQNSEMIQEAEKWLMLETIDKAWKQHMYNLDHLKEGIGLRGWGQKNPLIEYKREAFAMFKDMMEHVRFDIVHHIFHLNLERFNQVELERKRERELEQLNMVGGDDSAQPTQRIVEKVGRNEPCSCGSGRKYKKCCGK